One genomic region from Penaeus monodon isolate SGIC_2016 chromosome 24, NSTDA_Pmon_1, whole genome shotgun sequence encodes:
- the LOC119588925 gene encoding zinc finger protein 239-like yields MELTSEKEVGVQCSECDTVCINQKSLKIHMAKHKPKIYHKCSICEKTFTKKYCRDKHMLSHTYAPYKCFQCGRVFLSEKGLIHHLKKHAEAPPEESNVQCSECGNFYLNQKRLKIHMAKHKPRIPYKCGICDKVFAMKWYRDRHVRTHGDLPYKCSYCDNGFLMENDFKHHVQKHTGERTHVCLECGKGFLRKYSLGVHMTTHTGEEPYSCSRCGKSFGKRFKCAKHIRRECGSAVGAGERPPLIIRAPPPRPAPNTVQLAPPPTTVIIIASDQIVSLGNTIILPCQTGGGLSSTVGVEPPVATTGKPQDLGENGIDLDTFLKKEITGFQQ; encoded by the coding sequence ATGGAACTCACTTCGGAGAAAGAGGTTGGCGTACAGTGCTCAGAGTGCGACACAGTCTGCATCAACCAGAAGTCCCTCAAAATCCACATGGCCAAACATAAGCCCAAAATTTACCATAAATGCAGTATCTGTGAGAAGACGTTTACGAAAAAGTATTGTCGGGACAAGCATATGCTGTCCCACACCTATGCGCCGTACAAGTGCTTCCAGTGCGGCAGGGTTTTTTTAAGTGAAAAGGGCCTCATTCACCACTTGAAGAAGCACGCTGAGGCTCCTCCAGAGGAGTCTAATGTGCAGTGTTCAGAGTGTGGCAATTTCTACCTCAACCAGAAGCGCTTGAAGATCCACATGGCCAAACACAAGCCCAGAATTCCATACAAGTGCGGTATCTGTGACAAGGTGTTTGCAATGAAGTGGTATCGGGACAGGCACGTGCGGACCCACGGCGACTTGCCTTATAAGTGCTCCTACTGCGACAACGGCTTCTTGATGGAAAATGATTTTAAGCACCACGTACAGAAGCATACTGGGGAGAGGACCCACGTTTGCCTCGAGTGCGGCAAGGGCTTCCTTAGGAAGTACAGCCTCGGCGTCCACATGACCACCCACACGGGCGAGGAGCCCTACTCCTGCTCGCGATGCGGCAAGTCCTTCGGCAAGCGATTTAAGTGCGCCAAGCACATTCGCCGAGAATGCGGATCTGCAGTGGGAGCCGGGGAGCGGCCCCCGCTTATCATACGTGCTCCGCCTCCCCGGCCGGCGCCGAACACGGTGCAGCTTGCTCCTCCTCCTACGactgtcatcatcatcgcctCCGACCAGATTGTGAGTCTAGGCAACACCATCATTCTGCCTTGCCAGACAGGCGGCGGACTCTCGAGCACGGTCGGAGTGGAGCCTCCTGTGGCCACGACGGGTAAGCCTCAGGATTTAGGCGAGAATGGAATAGACCTGGACACGTTCCTGAAGAAGGAGATCACAGGTTTCCAGCAGTAA